Below is a genomic region from Cloeon dipterum chromosome 2, ieCloDipt1.1, whole genome shotgun sequence.
ATCCCGCTCATAGGAAAAGGGTTTTATTCTCATTACAAGCCTCCAGCGGAGCTCAAGGGTTGGAGTCGTAAATCTCGACGAGTGCATACGCATCTGGGAGGAGATAGCGGTTCATCTGCAGCCGCGTAGCTCTTCTCATTTGGTTCGCGGCGGCACACACTTATCGCCGCTGTATTTTCTCATTACGCCGctatctaaataaaattattgcgcgCTTGTGTGTCTGGCTACTATTGCCCTTAGCACCCCTCGCATGCCGTGGGGGTGCGTCGGGGAGATATAATTATACCGCTAGCGCACACATCCATCCTCGCGCGGAAGCTGAGGGGTAAAGATGTAAAGGTAAGTGGCGCGgaaagctgctggaaaaatgGCATTTCGGATGACTtcgttaaatatttacaatgcaTGCATGAATAGGGAAATCACACTTCAGTTGTTGCGCCTTGAAATTGTAACCTTTATTGCTGAGTTTCCCTTTTTGCTGCTTCAAATGAAAGACACgaaaaagattcaaaataactcgcaattttctcctctcatctaattaaatataaataaaaagataaattggCTACTTTTCGCCCTGATTATTAGAGTTGGAAGGTAATATtgctgagagaaaaaaagctattttatttttttagctaaattACCAGGAGAAAGAGGTGGAGCGAATAGTCATTCCATTTCACTGAGCCAGCTTTTTTCTTCACAGAAAGAAGCTGTGTGTCGCTACTAATTCCATATATTAGCAAAACTGTAATAAAATCATTCCTTTTTCTTTGCTTAATCCTAGAgcatattttcacttttcacatttaaaaagtATGCATATATTTTGAATGTCGTCTCTGTTATACTTGTATATTCCatcttattttaaagattataaaaaaggaaaaagtttCCAACTTCTCATCGTTCTTTATGAGGCACATGCCGACGtatatttaacttttgtaTCACTTCTATATTTCCTGCTTATCTTTCATGGCCATTGTGGCTAGCGCATTTTTCCACTAAAGAGAATATGCTTAGCATGcatgaattatataaaatacattaacaTATAAATTATTCGTACAACATAATGCATACAACAGGAGCCACCACGTTGGGTAAAAATATAGTTAAGCTTAgaagaaaacagaaaaaatatgctgCCAAGAGTAATTTCGCTAAAATGTATACTTCATAATCGGCCTGAACCAAAACACCTCTGAGAAGTTCTGCTATTTGTCGAGCCAAGATCGATTTGTGGACTAAGGCGAAGGTATAAATTACCCAGTCTGACGGCAAGCACTGCCTTTTGAGGTTTTAAATTGGCTGACTGAGGGAGCGCGGTCACAgcttgaatttaatgaaagcAACAACAAACAGAGAGCAGGAGCAAAAGGCACCCCTTTCGCATTCTTGGTGCGCAAATGGCTGGCCGGGGTGCGAATTCCGGCCCAGCCTCCTGGCTTGTGAGCGCTATACTTTTCGATTTGTGCGCCCGCGAATAAATCTGCCAGACGCAGAGTGTGAAAATGTAGAGACGCACCCAGCAGATAAGGGGACGCGGACACAGCCGCCGGTCCTTTTTTCAGATTGCAACTGACCGCAACGAAACGAGCACATCCCTGTCCTCGTGTGTGCACACcctaaactaaaaataaaatatagaaaatggGAAGGAGAAAACGTGATAACTATACCAAATATTCTGCTGGAGTTGGAAATAGAAACCAATGCGTAGTCCGtgttcatgaaaaaaaattaaagagataaaTCTTTTTGCCTTAAATAAATCTCTAATAGAGATTTGTTTTCAATGTCGAATGACGCAATGCTCGTGAATATatctattaaaattgttggagGAGATTTTCTTATAaagcatttaataatttcacccCCATTTAAATTccttgttgaaatttaatgagatagaataatttaaaaaagctaaaaattatatatttcatctATAATTACTAATGGGATCGTATTACCGTTATTTCGCTTGACTTAAGAACAATAAAAGATGTTAGAATAAGCtaacaaaatcattaaatcacatagagtaattttttccaaccgTGAAGGACCAGGCCTTTGTTAGggttgtttgtttgctctccCTTTGCTGTagcacatttaaatttttcctctatagaaaataaatgaaaaatgaaaattcatagGCGtacaacattaaaattattaaagtgtGCAGCCTTAAGgtgtctgaaattttcaacacttCGGACAGTTTGCGTTGTCATGAGCTACGCACTAGTAGAGTAATGATGAACTGTTAAGTGAGCCAAACACGTCGATATTTTACTCACAATATCAACGGTTAATAtatgatgtattttttaataaaaccatAATGGAAACaagcgatttttaattaattgatttgaaaaattatgaaatacttaactaaaaaaagcatttcatcaatgattaaaacaatttaaatctatttgaGTTTAGCTAAATAATTAGTAATGAATCGTTTTTTATAAAGTATATATTCGCGAACGTTAAAATTCCAGCCAATTCAGACGAATTATCGGCTCATGCTCGGTCAGCTGCTAATCGCAGctattttataacaaaaagaCTTTGGTAAcgcgaaaaatttattgaattcgtATGCAATCAATGAatcaaagaaatcaaattcttCAAATGACTTTCTTGCACTGCAGAAAACATGTTTAAAAGTCAGCGGTTTGTTTCGTATATCTCTTGTGTATTCGCTGCACTATCTAAGGAAGGATGAATGGTGGCTCCTCTTATCATAGCTTATGCGGGCTGGCTGTTAAAACTGTTTTGCTTAGTGCAGCACTGCATTGAAAGTCGagtgtttgctttttattagCGCGTCAGAAGggagtgtgtgttttgtgttttcagCACGTGAGTTTTAAAAGGGAAAGCTTGTTAGCATAAATCTTTTTCTGTTTCCACTTACCTTCTCCCTGCTGACGGAGCTGatgattgaaaacaaaataaatcagcatAGTATCGGCCGTATCGGGGTAtaactattaattttgtatgcaAAACTCTCATTTAtctatttacttatttttgcTACATTGGCTACTAGCAAGAATAATATAAACAAgtatatttaatgaattttatgtttataaGCCGTATCACGATGACTCGcgtcactttaaaaaaaatacattccgTGTAAGCTAAAAGCTATTGGTATTTGAATGTTCAGTTGGTATGCAAAATTTAGGGGCTTCATATCAATTCAGACAATTATGTAtcaaaaggtaaaataaaGGTGCATTAGACTTGCatcaaatattgtttttcattttatcacaTATGATCGCATTGATTGTTTAATCAGAAATCCTATTTGtcacttttaaaaagaaagatGTAATCAACAGATTGTATCCAAGAGATATGAAGTGAGAAACGATATACTTAAATAATTGTCGATGACACATGCTTGACTTTTAAgtatcaatttttagattacAAAATAATGTGACTGCGTGAAATGAACTTGATAATAATATaactgcatttaatttgaaactccAAGATCAAACTCCACTTGATTATGAGAGAGACAAAAAACTGGTATAAAAgtattacattaaaattttgattaatctttAGTAAAAAGTAGTTCGGGGATCAAATACTGGATGCCCAATGTCTGAGATGGCGCAGAAGGTGGTTAGTTAAGTGACGCGAAATGTTCAAAAAGCTCAACGGgttgggaggcgcaccggcgccgactcgccactggtttttgcacctttccagcggctttagggacaaatttctggcgttttAGTAAGAGACTTcagtgcggggaggcgaaaagatggccaaatTGGGATTAAGCTCCTCTGCAGCCACTCGGACTCCATgttctatatatatatgttatCCACTCGGCGGTGTTAGTGAGCCCACGCAATGTACTGACAAtgaacagtttaaaaaaaacaccaccATTTTTTATCGAGCGCctgattaaaatacaatttctcGATCTTAAAATGCTTAAACAATATTCTTAATACTTTCATACGTCActaataacatttattttgttcattctACCGGTTCCATAGTcttacacaaaaatttaaactcgcGTAATACAACATTGGTTaagtaatgaattaattaattttgtgaatgttctcaaattattgattaattttgtttttcagaaccaccagaaatttttaaaaatacttggaGTGCCTATTTCTGTTCTTGATGAACAAATTAAGAATTATATGTTTTGCTCTTTTAAGCACAGTccagtttttaatgaaagcaAGTCGTTTACAGCTGACAGCATACGTGGTGCGAGCGACAGACATTAAACGCACAAAAGAGGGCCATGAATGGTTGTGGCGTGGCGTTTGGTCGCACCCCAGCAACTCGCAAAGCATGGCTGAGCGCACAAATCATTATCAGATTTGTCCGATTTTTATGCTAATATTTGTCGGCGTGCGCGCGGGCGTAAACATGGCGGATGCCGCCGCGGCAGATGagctttttaatcaatcacacatgcacacactcGACCGatcgaattattatttctcaccCGACGCATATTTGTCAATCAAAAACGGAACGTGTATGCTGATGGTTTATCGCTAATTTTTCCGTCCCTCGTCGCGCCTATTTCCATACCAACGCGCGTAATCAAACAAAGCTgaatgtttttattctttgtttCTCTGGCACACAAACTCGTGTTTAATTATCTTTTGTGCGCGTGTTCATTTTTGCGTTGTAATCCTACCGTGCGAAACCGCGGACGGAGCGCGAAATGCCTCTGCTCTCGTGACGTGCGATTACATCGATTCAAATTGACAACGAATTAATTTAGCGGGCTTTATCATTCATCTGCTAATTTTGTGATGTCAGcgattgtttaaaaacacatttagtgaaatttttattcatgctATCGATTTTGCATTAGCTACTTTCATGCACGAGGAACAACTTTAAgcacttattgttagcaaGATGCGTTAGCAACTCCGTTAATTGCTCTTGACTCTTGTAACCGCTTGTAACGTTCCATCCCAactaacattaaaaaaaatgtttaaaacagATCCTATCCCAAGATTGAATCTTTTTCTTAATACATACACTAACTGGTATAAAAATTACGCATTGATGGACCAATAAACTGTCAGACAATTCCGAgtgtttatatatttatagtgCTTCACAGGTTAAATGTTTTTGGGCTATGAAAGATGTTTTAGATGATATCATTTGTGCCTGTCTGAAATATAACATACTTTTCTGTTCAAACTCTGAAATCAACAAGGATGAAgtctttttattcatattcCTACCAAGAATAGAACCAACGTcgagaggaaattaattgtttctcaAGATTTTAAGTATTTATCTAGAGATGCAAAATTCTATACGGAAAAAAATAGTATCAAGAACACCATCTAGTCATCGgcaaaaattacacattttttttggCAGAAGATTATGTGTCCTTCCCATCAAAGCTCTATTCATCTTGCGGCCGTAAAAGACAACTGAGggtgcataaaaaattattactccCGCTCTGTAATGTAATGAGGATGAGCACCGTATCCATTGTTGCTTGCAGAAAAGCGCTGTCTACGCAGCGGAATGCAATATTGCAGTGCACGATATTGTTCTTCCAGGACTGCTCGAAATAATATTGATCagtagcaataaaaataactacGCGGAGCCATCTGCgcgaaaatatgaaattcctGCTCTCTCatcgtaataataataaaaaacgtcCGTTTAGTAATTTCGCGCAGCAGCCGCTACGCTATACAGAGTCTGGCTTGATCTTCCGAGCAAGAAATACTTTTGAATATTATCCCCCGAGGATGTTTGACAATGCCGCGGCACATGATTGCACACGCGTTTCGGGGGGCGTAGTAATTCCACCCCAATTCATTCGGCTTTATTGCGTAAAAAAGCAGTGAACTAGAGGGTGCATCTTTTTTATTCACCCTCGTCTGcattctctcctctctctgcGTCGAGTGCACATGACGCGTGCTTTTTATATATTGTGAAATATGGCATGAATTGCAGCATGAAGCCGAGAGCGCACTTCATTTAAGATGCAAGCGACTGCTAAATATTTGATGTACTTTGATTCTCCGCTAGATTAAGAGGCAAATGACGCGTGAAAATAAGCTCTAGCGAACGCAGAGAGTTCAGCAAAGTCATTATTGttgctaattaaatattgtgttATTTGTTTTGATGCAGTGAATTTTTATCTGCGTTTTGGTCACAACTGCACGTTGAATTGATTTCTGTACTTTTTAGTCTCGGTGCTTTCCTGTTGTAATTAGAACCTTGttgtaaaatgcaaaattcacGAGTCGTGACAAATAATATACCTCATTCGTATCGCCCTGCAATAAAAAGTTCGTTCCCTTCAAGGAAAAAAGTTTacaatctttttaaattatcagcaTGCGggtgaaattatttccagaaaaCAAAATCGAGGAACTTTTTCTTCAGTTCGCACACCAATAGCAAAATGTTGTTGAAAGTCGAAACATACAAACTGTCAAATTGTGGCAAAATGTATCGCACAAGAAACGTTTTTCTTAACCAACTGACCATAATGAGGAACCAAAAGTGAGTCTAAATCtcgaaaaaaatgtcttcaatCAAACTCTCTTAATTCTTCATTATATGcttagcaataattttactgcaaaatGGCCTGAGTTCACTAGAATTGAGTATAGTTTGGCAACTTCGAGAGGGGAGGGGGGGCGTAATGGTCTTATTATTAATTGGACTAATCCAATATTTATAATGCGTTGCTGCTGCATGGTTCTGCAATCTCATTATATTTCGGTGGGGTCGCAGGATTACGTGTGGTGATATTTGCGAAACGCATACAATCGTAGTTGATGTCTCTGAGGGCGGGTTTATTTCTTTATATCCTTGTATAACGCACCCGGCGAATAAAAGCATACAACAAgctatcaaatttaaatggacCCTCATCCGTCTAAATTATTCACAGCGTTATCATCATCAACGGTGCCAGCGGCGGACAATTGCCGCGAGGAAGCGCCACCGCGTGTAATATCCATTATATCTTGCttaaattagctttttaaTTCGCATCGTATAATAAAACTAGCCGGAGGCTGTCTGAAAAACATAGCAAGAAGCTCTTGTCCATACTATATTGTTCCCTCTTATTTTAtgcctaatttaaaaataatcgatatCTATCCCAATAttggaatttgatttattttacatgcGATTATCTACGTCTCCGTGTAAAGATTTATTATAAAtgatggaaatttcaaaatcaataattgcTTGGCAATTTTTTCGAGTCATTGCAACACTTTGAAGAGGGTGTCAGCAAACGCACAACTACCACAATATTGGAAGTGAATTTTTTGCCTGGGTAAGCTTTTTTTATTCGTCTACAACGATTATTAACATGATAATGCTTTCGTAATCGTTTTTTTGTCTGATGgattttttcttgcatttgTTGCGTAAAAACATATTATTGGTGATTATTGGTATAATGAACACACAACTTTGCGAAATTCAGaagaataaattgtatttactCTCATCAATACAGATTTTATGTCTGTGGGAAGAAGAAAATTCCTTTTGCAGTCGGGGAGTAAATCTTGCCATCACAGTACTGGAAATCTTTTAGTTTTTGCAAACATTTGTTACCTAGAATAATAGAAAACAAAGTGTATCAGGTAAAGTGCgacgataaataaaaattaaatactatcAGTGAACTCCTTGAACTTGGGACACATctagaaaattgaaagttattttttgtgGTTGGTATGAACTTTCTTTCAATACCCATATAAGTTCACTTTGAATCATTTGTGTGAACATTAAAGGAATCAGACTCTGCGTTCCGGATGAACAGGTAGCATATTCAAAATTGTCCtccaaaactattttattttattattattaatattattccaGGAGCTAATTAACACTCTCAAATTACTATCTGTAAACTTATATCCCTTATCAGCGGAGAGGAACGGATTGAGAAAGTAGGCAATCACAGTTTGCCATTCTTTAACTGTCGTCAAAGAGGACAAGTGTTCACTGATCGTGTCAGCTTCAAGAATGTTGTTGCTTATCTGTAAACTTGAGTTAATACagtatttaaatacaaatttcccCGGTACTTACAATGAAAGATAACTCTTTGAAAACGCATTGTGCGAATTGctggaaaaaagggaaatttaaatttattagtcGCATGTAAAACTGAACAAGTTTACCGCTGCGTCACAAATGGTTGAGACTGAAATGCAAAAGGCTTTTATATGTAGTTTATAAGAAACGCGTGATTTCAACTCACGATAAGCCTTGCTTTTGggatcaatgaaatttttgagtGTCTGGTCCTGCAGATTGTTCAGTTGGTATGAATTCATCCAGAGCAATAATTTGGGTGACGCTTTGCAGGCGGTTGGAATTTTGCTGGTAGGGAGCAATGACCCCAGTGGATTAGAGCAACATGTTTCGGGCAGAGTCTGCatccaagatttttatttgaagagtATTTGCAGAGATTAAATCGCGCAAAATTGACATACCGAGAAATCAAGTTTTTTGCAGTCAGTAGTGGAGTCCGACTGTCCTTTTACGGACGCTAAGAGCTTTAAACAGTTAAAATGTATCAAGTTTCTTTTTCTATATATCGAATCTTACCAGAAGAGGAATGAGTGCCGAAGAGAACATTTTGTTCAGAAAtgtcaatttgatttaaaaggaAACCTGTCCTGGGCTTTTATGAACTTTTTTATCTGACCCTGTTCCCCCCATGTTTTGGAGGTGATAAGCGTCCTCCATGAAATTTACCTGACAATGAGCATGACAGCATGTTGATTAGTTTCGTCACTTCAACTTTGGCAGACAAAGAGCACTATGCGCATCAATTTAATCTTCCTTACACTTGTACTGTTCGCCCTGACTGGTAAGATTTCATCGCTGAATATTggaaaaagtattaatttttagatcagATGCCCGGCGCATTAAGGAGAGGGTCAACGACATAATCGGTGAACACAGAAAAATCGGAGCTTACAACACCATGACTTCACCGAAAGTCCGCTGGCCTTCTAAAACTCTAATTTACAAATTC
It encodes:
- the LOC135936087 gene encoding uncharacterized protein LOC135936087; the encoded protein is MFSSALIPLLLLASVKGQSDSTTDCKKLDFSTLPETCCSNPLGSLLPTSKIPTACKASPKLLLWMNSYQLNNLQDQTLKNFIDPKSKAYLSTICDAAQFAQCVFKELSFIISNNILEADTISEHLSSLTTVKEWQTVIAYFLNPFLSADKGYKFTDILEDNFEYATCSSGTQSLIPLMFTQMIQSELIWMCPKFKEFTDSNKCLQKLKDFQYCDGKIYSPTAKGIFFFPQT